Part of the Lolium rigidum isolate FL_2022 chromosome 6, APGP_CSIRO_Lrig_0.1, whole genome shotgun sequence genome, ccttcttgtagtctccggatatggtgatcatacccttgggacccggaatcttgagcttgttgtagatgtagcacgcccttgcgtggaacttgtggtaggtgggcctgccgaagatgacatggtaggagctcttgaagggcacaacttcaaacgtgatcttttcttcgcggaaattgtgaacatcgccgaaagccacgggaagtgtgatgctgccgagggagtttgccttcttacccggaaccacgccatgaaactcagtgttgctgtgtttgagctgttccctggtgaggttcatccgctccagagtctccaggtacatgatgttcaagctggctccgccatccatgaggcacttggagaaatcatacccgtcaaagcgaggacttacaaccaaggcgtagcattctcgtggcacaatggcagggtgatcctccctatcaaatgtgcacggaaattccgaccacctgacatactgcggcacagccggaactgtggcgttcaggattcgggtagctgactttgtagcacggactgttggggttccgaggaaggtgtggtaagcccccacgctctttttctcgaaggggttggatttacctcgcggatccggctttgggatccggcgagttatcatcctcgtccatcgcctcggaactcgtCCTCCTCTTTATCcccgttcttgcccttgcctcctttgccgcgtgggcggtgcttccgggctcgcttgtatcccgcctccgggtcgtttttaggtcattgacccacttgcagttgcggttggtgtgagtggacttccctgtagccggatccaagtgggccaggaagggcatgtctctatactcctcgtaggtttgcggggcgcgggatccgccggctgTGACCTctgtgccatgctgctgacccctgccggctccgcctccacggccgcgtcctcttccgcctcctgaacctccgcgttggaacgctatggcaaccatgtcggatccgccactcttctggtcatcagggtttttgcgtttatggccgctgttgttgccgttatcacggttcttcttttgttggtgtagggggattgctgtagctgcgatatcaccgctcgcgtcgtcatcggcggcagtgtggtcaccggcaatggagatcatttcatccaaagtcggtttattggcgttagccaaacatgtgagcttatgcctcggcaatcctcctctctgcagtccaccaatgaaggcgtacatggcggtggtgtggtcgacgttttcgcactcgttctcgcatgccaaccatcgtgtgaggaagtttcttgaggattctcccttcttccggatacgggcttgtaggtcgcttgccgtggcaggtcttttgtaggtgccctcgaagtgtttctcgaaagcggtcttcgggtcaaaccagcaaaagatggagtttttctcgaggtcaccgagccggatccgggctggacctacaaggtacaatccggagcatgcggcaggcgatattaggggtccctccggcaaaggttaccgcattatagtaatcctcaatccggtatccggcctttcggtgccatcataatgcttcaagtttccgggtagcttgagggagctccttggctttggttcctctcgaatcatcctgccaaagcactttggtccgatgtagtcggttctgtattcgttgaggcgttcccgcgcgtcgcgcgagccgtggcgcggggattttgagcgagagcgagatctccggccaccgcctccgcctccacctccgccgccaccgctaggtggtggtgagggggacctgcgagggggccgatccgacctcttgcttccgccctgagattctccccggccctcccggtgctggctccggctcctgtggctgccttcgccgtggcgccggctgcccccggtcgttccggctccggcggggctccggtcgcgctcctcattccggctccttctaggctcgggctcacgatcgttgttctgattccggcgaggttccggcgtgcgctccctgttcctgtttcttgagggcagcacgttgtcgcggataacaattccaccatgcccctgaggcctggtgtttccgactggactacggcggcgagggggacgcgggtaaccattgggcggaggagaggggttgcggtacttgtctcgtccagagtacattggatcctttccctttctcggatctgacggtggcgtctttgatggtacggggatcggatttgggtgttccctggctttccgcctgcgttccgaggatccggttcgcgactcgttatctcgatggcgattgtcgtgggcgtccttctgcgcagtggagacgcaatgctccgggttagattccaacttgcgcgaagtgtctgccttgctctgctgccttactgctgaagcaacgagcgtgcgaacgtagtcgatgtcaatctcctcgttcgttttcttcaagatttctgcagccttcgtcatattgtccttcggggttgcgaacggctgctgctccgttggggtcgcgaaggtgatcctgcggggagctatcaactcatgccggaccttttcgacctcatgatgagcttcaacgatcttgtcctcccaatgctttcggagttccttgacctttgccagtccttcgtccacctcttgctcacgctggatgaagtcttccacaaaaactgcggcgtgcttcctctcctccagcatggcggctgcggtgtccttgaacttcttggctgtggccagcagctccagtcttttagcttctaaagcttctatgttttcgggagtgatgggtttgttaagaatatccgagcgataaaccgcatccatgcctgcttgtgcaaccatctcttcaggtgacaggaggtcctccgaggaagaatccctgcggGGCCGCTCTCGCGACATTGGGGATCCCTGATGAgacggctgggggtcggattgggtgcctgcctcttctgatctGTTTCCTTCCAGCGCCGCTACAATTGCAAGTATCTGCTTTGGTtgggcggaatcaacttcaggctgatcaccgtgtCCATATTCCCTcatcttgcgatcgaactcttcagtgtccatggattggctgtctccggaaattgggcttaggtttcccaaaattgactcttcagccggagttccgctttctccgacagcctcttgctggtccggagcagcgttgttttccggggcctcgacctgctcgggaccagctccggcttcatgaggggcggttccggcggtatgggccaagaagtgtacaaagtgacacctttgcttttctaacacctgggagacccaggcggatctgcattggtcttccaccattatttcctgctcaggggcggattgggtgggttttgatttttccagatctaaggcggaatcttcgctaggaagttcctgcgtctcagattggatcttcgcgactgcgtcctgctcagcggcggtcgcgtcagcgttacttaccagtgggtttccgtcgaaatcgacggtttccccgatgaagatgtgtatgccgccaattgggacgatggagagcttgacggggtcggttttagccggaatccaatactcatccggagggacgatcggcagatttccggcgtaaaggacgcgccccacagcgatggtgtcgtcgtagcttcccatggcggaaccctcccggttccggcctccgtacgccacaggccccacggtgggcgccaaccgtcgttgcctattcgacggtaccccggaggagggatcctcacgaggggagaagaagtaggggccatagggcggagtgcacacgggacggtggtacgcgagttacccagcttcggatcacctgcacgacgacagggcctactgctgcttgtctggaattatctgggcgctttcgcgttgttacaatgagttgtagtTGTGTCTCTAGCAAGGTTTCGAATTTCGGCCCGAAAAATCGAATTTCGTCCGAAATTCGTCCATTTCGTTTGGGCCCGGAATCTGTACGATCCGCTCAAATAAATTCGGCCCGTTTTGAATTTGCAGCCCGGCCCAAGGTCAAGAATAGTCCAGAGATAACCCCAGGAGGTATAAAAGGTCGAATTGGGTGCTTCCTAACCCTAATTTTCATTTTCCCCACTTGCCTCTCACCCGTGCGGCGGCTGGAGGCAACCAAGAGAGTGAGGCGGGggcagcgccgcctccgcccGTAGCCATCCTTCTCCCCGAGCATCCACCACTCGCCAACCTTCTCCTCCATCCACTCCCTCCCATCCACGGCCATGGAATGTGCAGGCTTCCTCAACGGCGGTCGTTCAGCCATTGACCGGTTCGGTAGTGGCACCTCCACCATGGAGCACGACTGCACGCGATCGTTGCGGGGGAATCGGGGCTCAGGCGGCGACCgggtcgacggcggcagcagcatggaGCGCAGCCACACGCGGCCGATGGTGGGGCTGGGCTCAGGCAACGCCACTGCTCCCGTACGCAAGCAATGGCTCTGGAGTTGCACGTCCGCATGCTGGGCAAGGTGAGAATGAGAAGTAGCGTACCAGTACAATGCATGCTTAATTAGAGTTTGTGGTAGTTTAGATTTTGTAGCTAACTTGTGTAGTCCATCACACAAATACGTAGCAGCCCATCACAGAGAAGATTCATGTGCAAACAGTGTTGTGTATGGGGACGAATAACACCATTGGCATATATGGAATAGAAGAACAGGAGTACATGATAATCAGTTATATTTAGTTAATGTCTTCTAGAACCAGGACATAGTTAACTCTGTGCTATATATAAATGGACGCAGAATCTTTGATGCTAGATCAATGGTATATTGGTATAGCTATTTTTCAGAGTATTATATGTGGCTCTGAAAGCACCAAAATAAACTTAGATGCTCGTCCAGTGCTCTGATATCTTGTGTGTTAGTGTGTACTACTATAAGTTTTGATCGATCATGCTTATTTGTATGATGGCATGAATGTATAAATTGATTGTACTAGCTTTTGTTGATAGATTATCTATATTATACATTTCTGTTCAACAAGTGTATGCATCTGGCTGTTAGCTCCTAAAATATATTTACATTTTTTACAGATAAAGAAAGGAGGAGCAATGGCAACCCTGGTGATGAAGATGTTGTGATGGTGAATGATTCACCAACAACAGAGGCAACCTGGAAAGGTCCATACATTGTTAACTTCTTGCACTCTGTTAACTGGTGCTTAATTCGTTTTTGATGCATATTATGATGCACTACTTGTTACTTGTTAATTAAGTCCAGTTGTGCTTAATTCCGTTTCTTACACCTTGCTATCTTTTAACAAATGTTATGCTAGTTCATATGTCTACTACATGGTTAATTCGTTTTTGATATCATATTCTGTTTTACAAGTTATTACTTGTTACTTGTTAATTAAGTCCAGTTGTTCTTAATTCTGTTTCTTACACTTTGCTATCTTTTAACAAATGGTATGCTAGTTCATTATGTCTACTACATGGTTAATTCGTTTTTGACATCATAATCTGTTTTACTTGTTATTATGATGCACCAAGAGTTAATAGATGTGTTGTTTCTGTTTACTCCTAGTtcattctgttttcatttgatatTAACATGCATTTAGAGGTACTCGTATTAATTCTTTTTCTTACGCCTCGCTATCTTTTATGAGATGTTATATATGTTAGTTCATTGTGTTAACTCTTTTATAATCGTAATTCATTCTTTTTTTTAAATGTAGGACTTCTAAACAATGACATCTATCATATCTGGAATCATGGCCCAAAGATTGGTGGGGGCTTTGATTGCCGGTATTGCCGCCTAAAGAGTAGAGGAGGTGCAACCCGCTTTAGGGAGCACCTTGCTGGTATACCAGGTGATGTCGGGGAGTGCCCAAATGTTCCAAGGAATGTTCGTGCTGCAATGAGGGAGTCCCGGGATGTGACAATGCTGAGGTCTGCCCGGCTTAGGAAAGTCAAGAAGGTCAAGAACGTCAGCAGCCTCTACAAATAAGATAGGTACATTTTTTATTCTGGTTGCCAatgataatttttttaataatttaCACCATCTATTTCTGTTGCATGATTGCATCCTCTTGAACGAAAATAAAATCTGGTAATAGATTGTTCAAGATGATACATAAACTATGCAAAAAATGTTAACCATAATCCCATTGTGTCCACTTTGTCTCCTAACATGTAATAGAAACGGGTATGCACTTCCATATTGTCACTGAAAATAACAAGACTTGTATGTAAATGTATGATTGCTTCATTATATTCTCCGGAACACATTTAAGCTTGTATATTCACAGTGGTACCACATTACCTTTCATGATATGTGTTTTTCTTTAAATTGCAAGGTTAAGAAGCCTGGGAGCAAAGCTATGTTGCTGTTTCATGCAAGATGCGTGTGAGTTCATATTCTCGTTTTGGGACGAGTTGAAGAATGTTTTGGGGCGGTGTAAGAACGTGAAGTCAAAATGAGTTCATGTTCTCGTTTTGGGGCCGATATGATTGGACTTTGAAGTGCCCGGTTGTAGTATGGATTGTGATTCTGAACTCGTCCGTTAACTAGCCTAGCCTACTGTTGGACTAATATGTTGTGATGGTTAATATCGGCTATTGTTGAACTGTGGTTCTTATGTTGTTATTTTTGGGCACTGTTGATCAAATGCTCTTATCTGATGGATAGATTCTGCCGTATGATTCatgtgtgtttattttgctacgaaGTGCTGTGCATCATtgttcttgattatttcatatttttttgtcaaatttcgTCCATTTTTCGTTCATTTTTCGTCCATTTTTCGTCCCAGATTTCAAAATTTGGATTGTTGATTTCGTCCGGCATTTTCCGAAATTTTTCCGAAAAAACGAATTTCGCCCATTTCGCCCAGGGGCGGTAAATTTTGCAAAACGAAATCCGAAACCTTggtctctagggctcccgggatccggcttataaaggcgcacggatctagggtttacatggagagtcctagccggattacagatagcctaactacggtacaatgtcttgccgtgtacgtcaaggatccgcccttccatctatgtcgtaccggattcgggtcccttaatgggcctccgtggatccgggttcctcctcgaGGTCAGTCGGATCCGACTCCCTgttcctgggccggacatcttccgtcaggatcaacagcaactgggccgcccgatgggccacatgcctcatcaccatctgtgggccacccgggcttgccggatctaggcactgtcgatggtacacccatgaagtatacccacaacataacctattaacaagatgccgaagtgccagttcctgttttctgctgtttttggttccagaaaggctgttcgggcaatattctcggaattcgacgaaacgaagaccaaacatcataattcaccgagacggaccaggacaccgcagGAGACCCAGAGGGGAGGCCCCGGGGCCCCcccccatagggccgcgcgggcaggcccccggccgcgccggcctatggggagggcgccacgGTGCCtctcttgcgccgcctcttcgcctataagagccctttcgacctaaaaacgcgataccgattgacgaaactccagaaagactccaggggcgccgccaccatcgcgaaactccaattcgggggacagaagtctctgttccggcaccctgccgggacggggaagtgcccccggaagccatctccatcgacgccaccgcctccatcatgctccgtgagtagttcccccatggactacgggttctagatgtagctagttggtactctctcccccatgtacttcaatacaatgatctcatgagctgccttacatgattgagattcatctgatgtaatcggtgttgtgtttgttgggatccgatggattgttacattatgattagtctatctataaagtttgtgaagttattgttgctgcaatcttgttgtgtttaatgcttgtcactagggcccgagtggcatgatcttagatttaagctctacttattgcttagattgtatctacaagttgtttgcacatgtctatgtccggaaccaaaggccccaaagtgacagaaattgggacaactggaggggaaggcttggatatgaggatcacatgttttcacggagtgttaatgctttgctccggtgctctattaaaaggagtaccttaatttccagtagatttccttgaggcccggctgccaccggctggtaggacaaaagatgttatgcaagtttctcattgcgagcacgtatgactatatatggaaaacatgcctacatgattaataatcttgatgttttgtcttaatgctattgcaatcctatcaattgcccaactgtaatttgttcacccaacacttgttattggagagttaccactagtgtagatagtcgggaaccccggtccatctctcatcatcatatactcgttctacatgtcattggaagtagtatcaactattttctggtgccattgctctcatattactattactgctgctgtgctactgttactactgctctcatattactgctgctttcacatcacccctgttactagtgcttttccaggtgcagctgaattgacgactcagttgttaaggcttataagtattctttacctccccttgtgtcgaatcaataaatttgggttttacttccctcgaagactgttgcgatcccctatacttgtgggtcatcaagactattttctggcgccgttgccggggaggcatagctctactcataagttcacctggggagtacactctacctctatctctgctttattttattttgttttgcttagtttacttttgtttagtttatttgtgcttatttTATTCCTgtatagttttattttgcttagtttacttttgtttttgttttgttttactttccctatatacccgaaaatccataaaattttgaaaaaccgaaaaattaaaaactgttgctatgggaaaacctacaacctatttggagcttattgaattatataataattatagagaatcaagaacgggtaaagttatgagtgctgtgatagaaaaattgaatacaattgctaaaatcttgattaaacgccataatataaactgttgctctaaagaggatactaagcatctgaaatttcaatgtggctttagtgaagaagttttgattaagaactataattggaataactatattcatcttgggttcgaagaggtagaacaatttgtcatatttatgggagcctctgaaatagaatccttcattgttaaaaattatgaaacttgtgttgtttgtaaggaccttaaagattatgtctcttctatccttaatttttgcatagaaagctacagtgataatccttatatcattgattataaagagagactcattaatgcacaagaatgcactcacaatttgcaggaacctgtggaagaagaaattgatgaacctgaaagctcattggatgaaaaagaggaggaaattgatgaacctgaaagcccattggatgaaaaagaagaggagagggatgaacaaaaggaggaagaatggattagctacccatgccaaccttctaatgagagtaactctttatctcttacattatttgattgtcctccatgcttaccaaaggaggttgaatgttatgttcctgtggattctcttgaaatatttcctattagtaaaacttgtgagaataattatgctactgttatctatgataatccatgctactttgataaatcttatgataatgctttgtttgtgctcgatgtcgaaatgcatggtactaaagagttttgcttggcaaatgtttatgataaatctctagatgatggtcctatgttacttgataatattaattgtactactaatgaaaatgggattggagagttcttgactttatctatgagtcccatatcttttgagattgatcaatcatcttgttatattattgataaaagtgagtttgaaagctttgatcctattatttctgagcttgataaaaattatgtgtttatggatcatgagaaatatgctttatgtgatagttatattgttgagtttatccatgaagctactgaaaattattatgagagaggaaaatatggttgtagaaatttgcatggtactaaaacacctctctatatgctgaaacttttgaagttactcttgttttatcttcttatgcttgtcactttgttcttcatgaatttatttgtgtacaagatttctatgcataggaagagggttagacttaaatgtgttttgaacttgctttttgatgctctcttttgcttcaatttctattctccatgtgagcatcattaaaattgctgagcccatcttaatggctataaagaaagcacttcttgggagataacccatgtctttattttgatactgttttgttgtgtcttggaagttgttactactgtagcaacctctccttatctttattttattgcattgttgtgccaagtgaagtctctaatagaaggttgatactagatttggatttctgcacagaaacagatttctatctgtcacgaatctgggtatgattctctgtaggtaactcagaaaaatctgccaatttacgtgcgcgttcctcagatatgtacgcaactttcattagttttgagttttctgatttgagcaacggaagtacctgtttaaaattcatgtttactggctgttctgttttggcagattctgtctctgttttttgcattgtctcttgtgaactttaagcaaggctttctagacgtggagagctgtagctaatgttttattgagttcttgcaatgtgtcactacaggaacaaggtggattcaagttttttgagtactaacccctctaatgaagtttatgagaagtttggtgtgaaggaagttttcaagggtcaagagaggaggatgatatatgatcaagaagagtgaaaagtctaagcttggtgatgcccccgtggttcatccctgcatatttcaagaagactcaagcgtctaagcttggggatgcccaaggcatccccttcttcgtcaacttatcaggtttcttctattgaaactatatttttattcggtcacatcatatgtgctttacttggagcgtctgtttgtttttatttttgtttatgtttgaataaattcggatcctagcaatccttgtgtgggagagagacacgctccgctttttcatatgaacactggtgttcttagctttattttaatgttcatggcggagttgaaagctattgcacttattgttatttggttggaaacagaaaatgcctcatactgtcttgaataatttgatacttggcaattgttttgagctctcaagtagatcatgattaagctcttgcatcatgtagtttaaacctattagtggagaaataccgtagagcttgttgaaactgggtttgcatgattggtctctctaaggtctagatattttctcggtaaaagtgtttgagcaacaaggaagacgagtgtagagtcttataatgcttgcaatatgttcttatgtaagttttgtcagtatcggttcatacttgtgtttgcttcaaacaaccttgctagccaaagccttgtactgagaggaaatgcttctcgtgcatccaaaatcttgagccaaaacctatgccatttgtgtccaccatatctacctactatgtggtatttctgccattccaagtaaatacttcatgtgctacctttaaacaattcaaaagttattatctcttatttgtgtcaatgttttatagctcatgaggaagtatgtggtgttttatctttcgatcttgtcatttacttttgacagactttcacaatggactagtggcttcatccgcttatccaataattttgtaaaaagagctggcgcggggttcccagcccccaattaatcaactttcattaataattctcttcacatgttttgctctattcatcagtaagcaacttaattttgcaaatagacactccttcatggtatgtgattgttggaaggcacccgaggattcggttagccatggcttgagaaagcaaaggttgggaggagtgtcatctaaaaaaataaaaaaataaaaactaaactaaagtacatgtgtacacaaaagagaagagggatgatctaccttcgtcggtagagataacgtccttcatgggagccgctcttgaaagtctggttgataaggtagttagagtacccattaccattcgttcacaacaacaaacacctctcaaaactttatttgtatgctctctatatgatttcaaaacttaaaaagctctagcacatgatttaatccctgcttccctctgcgaagggcctttcttttactttatgttgagtcggtttacccacttccttccatcttagaagcaaacacttgtgttaactatgcattgattcttacatacttgcatatttgcattcatcatattactttgtgttgaccattatccatgagatttacatgttgaaagttgaaagcaattgctgaaacttaaatcttcctctgtgttgcttcaatgcctttactttgaatttatcgctttatgagttaactcttatgcaagactttcgatgcttgtcttgaaagtactattcatgaaaagttttgctatatgttatctatttgttagcaactatagatcattgccttgagtcactgcattcatctcatatgctttataatagtatgatcaagattatgtaagtagcatgccactacagaaattactcttttttatcgtttacctactcgagggcgagcaggaactaagcttggggatgctgatacgtctccaacgtacctataatttctgatgttccatgcttgttttatgacaatacttacatgttttgcttgcactttataatgtttttatgcattttatggaactaacctattaacaagatgctgaagtgccggttccgttttctcgctgtttttggttccgagaaaggtcgttcgggcaatattctcggaattcgacgaaacgaagaccaaacatcataattcaccgagacggaccaggacaccgaaggagacccggaggggaggcccaggggccccacaccatagggctgcGCGGGTAGGCCCctcgccgcgccggcctatggggagggcgccctggtgcccctcctgcgccgcctcttcgcctataagagccctttcgacctaaaaacgcgataccgattgacgaaactccagaaagactccaggggcgccgccaccatcgcgaaactccaattcgggggacagaagtctctgttccggcaccctgccgggatggggaagtgcccccggaagccatctccatcgacgccaccgcctccatcatgctccgtgagtagttcccccatggactacgggttctagctgtagctagttggtactctctcccccatgtacttcaatacaatgatctcatgagctgccttacatgattgagattcatccgatgtaatcggtgttgtgtttgttgggatccgatggattgttacattatgattagtctatctataaagtttgtgaagttattgttgctgcaatcttgttgtgtttaatgcttgtcactagggcccgagtggcatgatcttagatttaagctctacttattgcttagattgtatctacaagttgtttgcacatgtctatgtccggaaccaaaggccccaaagtgacagaa contains:
- the LOC124668081 gene encoding uncharacterized protein LOC124668081, producing MVNDSPTTEATWKGLLNNDIYHIWNHGPKIGGGFDCRYCRLKSRGGATRFREHLAGIPGDVGECPNVPRNVRAAMRESRDVTMLRSARLRKVKKVKNVSSLYK